One Methylorubrum extorquens genomic window, CCACGTCGCCCGCGTGCTCGACGCAGCCCTCGTGCCGGCGGGCTGACCGCGGCTCAGGGTCGCCACTTCGGAACGGAGGCCCTCCCATCCGGTTGTCGCGGCAATCCCCGAACAGGAGCCGTGATGACCGATCCGCTGACGAAGTACCCGCGCCCGCCCTTCGAGACGCCGCCCCAGAGCTTTCCCGGCCAAACGGGTAAGATGGCGCCTGAGCCGGATCACGGTGAGGAGAGCTACAAGGGCTCCGGCCGGCTCACCGGCAAAGCGGCCCTGGTGACGGGCGGCGACAGCGGCATCGGCCGTGCGGTAGCGATCGCCTATGCCCGCGAGGGCGCGGACGTCGCGATCTCGTACCTGCCCGACGAGCAGAAGGACGCGGAGGCCGTCGGGGCCTGGATCGAGCGGGCGGGCCGGCGCGCCCTGCTGCTCCCCGGCGACATCAAGGACGCGGCCTATGCCCGCGAGATCGTCGACCGCACGGTCAGGGAATTCGGTCGGCTCGATATCCTGGTGAACAACGCCGCCTTCCAGCAGCCGAACCAGGGCGTCACCGACATCGACGACGCGATCTTCGAGAAGCACTTCCAGACCAACATCTTCGGCCCGTTCTACGCCACCAAGGCGGCACTCGCGCACCTGAAGCCCGGCGCGTCGGTGATCTTCACCTCCTCGGTCAATTCCAAGCACCCGGTGCCGACCCTGTTCGCCTACAGCGCCACCAAGGGCGCGCTCAGCAACATGGTGCTCGGCCTCGCGCAGCTGCTGGCCGAGAAGGGCATCCGCGTGAACGGCGTGCTGCCGGGCCCGATCTGGACCCCGTTCATCCCGGCCGGGATGAGCGAGGAGGCGGTGAAGACCTTCGGCAGCCAAGTGCCGTTCAACCGCCCCGGCCAGCCGGCGGAACTCGCCTCGGCCTACGTGATGCTGGCGGCCGAAGAGAGCAGCTACACTTCCGGCGCCCTCATTACCGTCGCGGGCGGCATGCCGATCTTCTGAACAACGCTCCGCCGCCTCGATCACGGGGCGGCGGACTTAAACCGGTCAGGGTCCGGCCTCCCGGATCTGACCGGCCAGAAACACGCCAGCGCGGCGCCACGCCTCGTCGGTATCGCCGCGGAAGTTGAGGTCGCGGGTCAGCAGAGCATGACCGGTGCGGGCATCGGCCACCCGTGCGAAGAGCTGCAGGATGAGCGTGCTGCTCTTGTGGACCACGCCGACGAAGACACGGCTCGCACCGGCCTCCCGCGCCGCCTTGAGGAGGCAGTCCGGCTGCTCGTCCGGACAGCGCCCGCGCAGCGTCTCCGCGGTGACGAGCAGGGTGCGATAGCCCCCGCCCGCGTCGAGATCCTCCGCGAGGCCCCGCGCCATCGCCGCAAGTCGTCGAGCGTGCTCAGGCCCTTGGTCGATCGGCTCGCCCGAGGTGTCGAGGAGCTTGAGCGGCAGGATCGCCAGTGTGGGCGGTCGCGGTTCGGCACGCGGAGCCGACAGCAACGCCGCGAGGATGAAACCGGCCGCAGCGAGGCGCCCCCCCGATCTGGTAGAACGCAGTCCGTTCATGCTCACCCCACCACGGCGACGCCGCACGCGGCGGCTCGGGCGGACGCTACGACGCTCGGCGCGTGGGCTCTTGCCATTCGATGCCACCCGGCCGAGCCTGCTCCTCGGGAGGAGGGCGCATGAACAGCCTCGGACTGACGCGGGCCTGCACGATGGGCCCGATCGTGACGGCGGTGGAGGCGAGGGGCGGCTCGGTTGCGCGGGTGTTCCGGAGGGCCGAGATGCCGTTTGCCGTGATGGATACGCCCGACCGTCTCATCCTGCTGCGCGACCAGTTTCGCCTCGTGGAAGAGGCGGTTCGCGAAAGCGGCGACCCCGCGCTGCCCGCGCGGCTCGCGACCGCCACCGGCATCGGCGGCCTCGGTGCCATCGGCCGGCATGTGCGGGCCTGCGCGACCCTCGGCGAGGCGCTGGCGCGGGTCGAGACGATCACACCGACACTCCTTCAGACCGCGACCTGGACCGGCCTGCGCCGGGAGGGCGAGGGCGCCGTCTACGGCTACGCCGTCACCGAGCGGATCGAAGCGGGGCGGCAGACCAACGAGATGCTGGCGCTCGGCTACCTGCTCGGCACCGTGCGCCACTTTCTCGGGCCGCGCTGGCGGCCGCAGCGGGCGGTGCTGACCGGCGCGGTCCTTCCCGATCGGGCCGAGATCGAGCGGGTCTTCGATTGCGACCTGGGCCTCGGCCCGCACGCGGGCCTGCACTTCGACGCCGCGCTTCTGGCGACGCCGAACCCGGCCCCCGGCCCGCTCCTCGAAGCGGCGCCCTCAGTGCCGCCCGGTGGGCTGACGGCCTGCGTTGCCGGTCTGATCGAACTTGCGCTCTTCGACGGCCGTCCCTCGATCGATGGGGTCGCCCGCCGGCTCGGCCTGTCGCGGCGCAGCCTGCAGCGCCAGCTGGAGGGGGAGGGCATGGGCTTCGCACCGATCCTCCAAGGCGTCCTACGGGCGCGGGCCGAGGCGCTGCTGGCGGAGGGCATGGCGCCCATCGGCCGGATCGCCCTCGATCTCGGCTACGCCGACGCGGCCCACTTCACCCGCGCCTTCCTCGGCTGGACCGGCGTGACCCCGAGCCTGTGGCGGCGCCTGCACCGCAAAAGTCCAGGTTTCGAAAGGACGAGTCCTTTCGCGGGTCCAGGGTAGAGCCCTGGAAGAATGCCGGGGCGCTGCCCCAACACCCCGCCAAAGGGATGATCCTTTTGGAATCCCGGGACTATCTGTAGGCCGACATCCAGCCGAGGCCCACCTCGGTGCGGGCCGCGGGGAGGTATTCGCAGCCGATGAGGCCAGCGTAGCCCGAGGCGTCGAGGGCCGCGAACGCAGCGGAAAAGTCGATGCGGCCGGTGCCGGGCTCGTGGCGGCCGGGGGCGTCGGCGATCTGCACGTGGGCGATGCGGGCGCGGTGCGTTGTGAGTTCCGTGGCCAGATCCTCGCCCATCATCGCCATGTGGTAGAGGTCTGCCTGGATGAAGAGATTTTCGGAGCCTAACTCCTCGATCACGCGAGCGGCGTCGGCAAGGCGGTTCAGGAAGAAGCCCGGCATGTCGCGGTCGTTGATCGGCTCGATCAACAGGCGGAGGCCCGCCCTGCCCAGCGCGTCGGCGGCGTAGGCGAGGTTTTCGGTCAGCGTCGCGAGAAGGCGCGTCCGGTCGGCGCCCGGCGGTGCGAGGCCGACGAGACAGTTGATCTGCCGGCATCCGAGCGCCCCGGCATAGTCGATCGCCCGCGCGACGCCCTCACGAAACTCAGGTCTCCGGTCGGGCAGGATGGCGATGCCGCGCTCGCCCGCCGCCCAATCGCCGGGCGGCAGGTTGTGCAGCACCAGCGGCAAGCCCGTCTCCGCGAGGCGGTGCGCCAGCGCGGCCTTCATCTCGGCATAGGGAAACTGCATCTCCACCGCTGCGAACCCGGCGGCGCGGGCCGCCGCGAACCGGTCGAGCAGCGGCATCTCGGTGAACAGCAGGCTCAGGTTGGCGGCAAAGCGAGGCATATCCGGGCCGTTCTGTCGCGCAAAATGCATTCAAAAATGATGGGTTTTGCCGACATCACTCGCTGTCGGCGGTCGCCGGCTCGCTGGCAGCAGGCTGCGAGGCCTCCCTGTCAGCGGCAGCCTTCCGTTTGTTGCGCAGGTGGCGGAACAGGATGTCGCTGAGCTCCGCCCCGGCCCGGCGGCGCAGGGCATCGAGGATTTCCTCGTGCTCGCGCATCGCCTCGCCCCAGCGGTCGCGGTTGGCGTCGAGATTGGCCGAGTAGCGCGCC contains:
- a CDS encoding SDR family oxidoreductase, with amino-acid sequence MTDPLTKYPRPPFETPPQSFPGQTGKMAPEPDHGEESYKGSGRLTGKAALVTGGDSGIGRAVAIAYAREGADVAISYLPDEQKDAEAVGAWIERAGRRALLLPGDIKDAAYAREIVDRTVREFGRLDILVNNAAFQQPNQGVTDIDDAIFEKHFQTNIFGPFYATKAALAHLKPGASVIFTSSVNSKHPVPTLFAYSATKGALSNMVLGLAQLLAEKGIRVNGVLPGPIWTPFIPAGMSEEAVKTFGSQVPFNRPGQPAELASAYVMLAAEESSYTSGALITVAGGMPIF
- a CDS encoding AraC family transcriptional regulator, whose product is MNSLGLTRACTMGPIVTAVEARGGSVARVFRRAEMPFAVMDTPDRLILLRDQFRLVEEAVRESGDPALPARLATATGIGGLGAIGRHVRACATLGEALARVETITPTLLQTATWTGLRREGEGAVYGYAVTERIEAGRQTNEMLALGYLLGTVRHFLGPRWRPQRAVLTGAVLPDRAEIERVFDCDLGLGPHAGLHFDAALLATPNPAPGPLLEAAPSVPPGGLTACVAGLIELALFDGRPSIDGVARRLGLSRRSLQRQLEGEGMGFAPILQGVLRARAEALLAEGMAPIGRIALDLGYADAAHFTRAFLGWTGVTPSLWRRLHRKSPGFERTSPFAGPG
- a CDS encoding DUF2380 domain-containing protein; this encodes MNGLRSTRSGGRLAAAGFILAALLSAPRAEPRPPTLAILPLKLLDTSGEPIDQGPEHARRLAAMARGLAEDLDAGGGYRTLLVTAETLRGRCPDEQPDCLLKAAREAGASRVFVGVVHKSSTLILQLFARVADARTGHALLTRDLNFRGDTDEAWRRAGVFLAGQIREAGP
- the hyi gene encoding hydroxypyruvate isomerase; this translates as MPRFAANLSLLFTEMPLLDRFAAARAAGFAAVEMQFPYAEMKAALAHRLAETGLPLVLHNLPPGDWAAGERGIAILPDRRPEFREGVARAIDYAGALGCRQINCLVGLAPPGADRTRLLATLTENLAYAADALGRAGLRLLIEPINDRDMPGFFLNRLADAARVIEELGSENLFIQADLYHMAMMGEDLATELTTHRARIAHVQIADAPGRHEPGTGRIDFSAAFAALDASGYAGLIGCEYLPAARTEVGLGWMSAYR